The Rhododendron vialii isolate Sample 1 chromosome 5a, ASM3025357v1 genome contains a region encoding:
- the LOC131326357 gene encoding uncharacterized protein LOC131326357 — translation MGEHYSLAMEIVESFPNLAGAHDKNGNTVLNMLASKPVSFKSGSSYWLRNLGSRPFIPLQFLLCLVYLLVPWLNGVHEVKKKHACALDLAKRLIAKEEDWSHYTNSCGRYNHDDDDDQHIITTKTRRNPLLQAAENGIQELVEEILGKFPEAAYCVDSNGKNIFHIAVEKKDERMY, via the exons ATGGGAGAACATTACA GTCTGGCTATGGAGATTGTTGAATCATTTCCTAATCTTGCCGGAGCACATGATAAAAATGGAAACACTGTACTGAATATGTTGGCCAGCAAACCCGTTTCCTTTAAAAGTGGGTCATCCTATTGGCTTAGGAATCTTGGCAGTAGGCCCTTCATTCCCCTACAGTTCCTTTTGTGTCTCGTCTACCTTT TGGTGCCTTGGCTTAATGGAGTTCATGAAGTAAAGAAAAAGCATGCATGTGCCCTGGACCTAGCCAAAAGGTTGAttgcaaaagaagaagattggaGCCACTACACCAACTCATGTGGAAGGTATAATCATGACGACGATGATGATCAGCACATTATTACTACTAAAACGAGAAGAAACCCGCTTCTTCAAGCGGCAGAGAACGGCATTCAAGAGTTGGTGGAAGAGATCCTCGGGAAATTCCCCGAGGCTGCCTACTGCGTCGATAGCAACGGGAAGAACATATTTCACATAGCAGTGGAGAAGAAAGACGAGAGAATGTACTAG